One genomic segment of Procambarus clarkii isolate CNS0578487 chromosome 34, FALCON_Pclarkii_2.0, whole genome shotgun sequence includes these proteins:
- the LOC138371032 gene encoding uncharacterized protein, giving the protein MRSLPQMELTALLVGVRLAHCLIKTLNDIHFGEIVVWSDNEAVLQWVRNNNNKTPYVSNRVREIHELSAGYKLSHVPTKDNPADYLSRGLSLKQLIKSQMWFNGFVAC; this is encoded by the coding sequence ATGAGATCCTTAccccaaatggagttgactgcattgctagtgggagtaagattggctcattgcctgatcaaGACACTCAATGatattcactttggtgagatcgtagtgtggtcagacaatgaggcagtcttacaatgggtaagaaacaataacaacaaaactccctacgtcagtaaccgTGTTAGGGAAatacatgaattatctgctggatataaacttAGTCATGTTCCTACCAAGGACAATCCAGCCGATTACCTTTCAAGAGGTTTATCATTAAAACAGCTGATCAAGTCTCAGATGTGGTTTAATGGCTTcgtggcttgttag